The genomic DNA CCCGCACCGCGCCCGCCGCCGGCCCGCACCCTCAGCCCCGTACCAGCACCGCCGCCAGCAACTGCCGCACCAGCCGGTCGCCGTCCAGCGTCAGCACCGACTCCGGATGGAACTGCACCCCGGCGAAGCCGGGCCCGCGCAGCGCGTGCACGTCGCCGCTGCGCGGGTCGCGGCTCAGCTCGACGCCGCGCGCCGCCAGCGCGGCCGCGGCGGCGTCGTCGCAGCGCGCGGTGTACGTGCTGTAGAAGCCGGCCGTCTCCGGCCGGCCGAAGAAGTCGATCTCCTCCTGCGCCCCCTGGTACGGCACGTCCTTGCGGACCAGGGGCAACCCCAGCTCGGCGGCGAGGAGTTCGTGGCCCAGGCAGACGCCGAGCAGGCCGTGCCGGTGTCCCGCCAGCAGCTCGCCGGCCAGCCCGCGCAGGAAGCGCATCTTCGGGTCCGCGGTGTCCGCGGGGTCGCCGGGGCCCGGCCCGAGCACGACGGGCCCCTCGTGCGCCAGCGCTGCGTCCCGTACGCCGGGCGCGTCGAAGCGGCGTACGTCCACCTCCGCGCCGGACGCGCGCAGGACGTGCGCGAGCATCGCGGTGAACGTGTCCTCGCCGTCGACCACCAGCACCCGTCCGGGCACGGCTCCCGCCGCCGAAGGATCCTGCACCCGCTGCATGCGCAGCCAGAACGGCGACAGGTGCGTCCTGCGGGCCGCCAGCGCCGCCTGCACCTCCGGGTCCGCCGCGAAGCGCGGCCCGGCCCCGTCCGCGGGCCGCGGGGGCGCGGGCCGTACGCCGAGCGCGGCGAGCACCCCGGCGGCCTTGGCGTGAGTCTCGGCGACCTCGTCGGCCGGCCGGGAGCCGCGGACCAGCGTGGCGCCGACGGGCACCCGCAGCAGGCCGTCCGCGGCGATGTCGGCGGTGCGGATGAGGATGGGGGAGTCCAGGGTCTGCGCGCCGCCGGCGTCGCGGCCGAGGAGGGCGAGGGCGCCGGCGTAGTAGCCGCGGCCGCCCGCCTCGTAGCGCTCGATGACGCGGCAGGCGTTCTGCACGGGCGAGCCGGTCACCGTCGCGGCGAACATCGTCTCGCGCAGCACGTCGCGCGCGTCGAGCGCGGTGCGCCCGCGCAGTTCGTACTCGGTGTGCGCCAGGTGCGCCATCTCCTTCAGCCGCGGCCCGACGACCACGCCGCCCTCCCGCGCGACCGTGCACATCATCTTCAGCTCCTCGTCGACGACCATGGAGAGCTCCTCGATCTCCTTGGCGTCGTGCAGGAACGCGAGCAGTCCGCTTCTGCCGGGGCCGCCGGGCGGGTAGCGGTACGTGCCGCTGATGGGGTTCATCACGACGGTGCCGCCGGTCATCCGCACGTGCACCTCGGGGCTGGCGCCGACGAGGGTGCGCACGCCCGGGCGGTGCACGACGAAGGTCCAGTACGCGCCCTGCTCGCCGGCCAGCAGCCGGCGGAAGAGGGCGAGGGCGTCGGCGGCGCCGAAGCCGTCGACGCGGCCCTCGTAGGTGCGCCGGATGACGAAGTTGGCGCCCTCGCCGGTGCCGATCTCGTCGGCGAGTACGCGGCCGACGATGCCCGCGTACTCCTCGTCCGGCACGTCGAAGCCGCCGCCGTCGACGCGGACGCCGTGCGCGGGCAGGGCGTCGAGCAGCGCGGCGGCGGGCAGCTCGTGGACCTCGTCGGGGACGAGCACGGCCAGCGGCGTGCCGTCGTCGCGGACGTCGAAGCCGCGCTCGCGGATCTGCCGGTACGGCACGAGCGCGAGCGCGCCGACGGCGCCGGGCGCCGGGCTGTCGGGGATGTCCGCGAGCCGGTCCACTTCGTGGACGGCGCCGAGGAGGACCTCGACGGGCGCGTCGGGGCGGCCCGGGGTGCCGCGGCGGAGGACGGCGAACGGCGGCGCGCCGTCGGCCAGCAGCCGGCGGACCAGGGCGGCGGTATCCGGGGCGGCGTCCGGAGCCGGGTCCTGGGCGGCGGATCGGGGCTCGCCGTCCCCGTCCTCCGGCCGGTCCTGCGGGCGTGACCTGGGGGAATGCTGCACGGGTCGTTCCTTCCTGCGACAGAGGGACCGACCCGCGGAAACACCGAAGGCCGCCCCTCGGGCGGCCTTCGCGGAGTCTTCGTGGGTACGCGCGATTCAGGTGGCCGCCGGTCGGACGGGCCACCACCAGGTGCGGGCATCGAGCGCGTACATGGCGGAAACCCTAGCCCACCCCGGCGCGTCCGACCGTTCACTGTCTGCTCCGTCTCATCTGTCGGTCACCGGCCGGGACAGTGCGGGCGAACCCGTAATCTTGGATCCGTGACTGTCAACGCCGAACCCGCCACGAGCGCCGCCGGTATCCCCCAGACCTGGCGCGACCTGCCCGCGGCGCAGCAGCCCGACTGGCCGGACCCCGCGGCTCTGCGCGACGTGACCGCCGAGCTGCAGTCGTATCCGCCGCTGGTCTTCGCCGGCGAGTGTGACCAACTGCGTGACCAACTGGGCGCCGTCGCCCGGGGCGAGGCTTTCCTGCTCCAGGGCGGTGACTGCGCGGAGGCGTTCGACGCGGTCTCGGCCGAGCACATCAGGAACAAGCTGAAGACGCTGCTCCAGATGAGCGCCGTGCTCACGTACGCCGCGTCCGTCCCGGTCGTCAAGGTCGGCCGGATCGCCGGGCAGTACTCCAAGCCCCGCTCCAAGCCCACCGAGACCCGCGACGGCATCACCCTGCCCGTCTACCGGGGCGACTCCGTCAACGGCTTCGAGTTCACCCCCGAGTCCCGCACGCCGGACCCGCAGCGGCTGAAGCGGATGTACCACGCCTCGGCGGCCACGCTGAACCTGGTGCGCGCCTTCACCACCGGCGGCTACGCCCACCTGCGCCAGGTGCACGCCTGGAACCAGGACTTCGTCCGCTCGTCGCCCTCCGGCCAGCGGTACGAGGCGCTGGCGCGCGAGATCGACCGGGCGATGAGCTTCATGCACGCCTGCGGCGTGGACCCGGAGGAGTTCAAGACCGTCGAGTTCTTCTCGTCGCACGAGGCCCTGATCCTCGACTACGAGTCGGCGCTGACCCGCACCGACTCGCGCACCGGCGAGCTGTACGACGTCTCGGGGCACATGGTCTGGATCGGCGAGCGCACCCGGCAGCTCGACCACGCGCACATCGAGTTCGCCTCGCGGATCAGCAACCCCATCGGGGTCAAGCTGGGCCCGACGACCACCCCGGAGGAGGCGCTCGCGCTGATCGACCGCCTCGACCCCGAGCGGATCCCGGGCCGGCTGACGTTCGTCACCCGGATGGGCGCCGACAAGGTACGCGACCGGCTGCCCGCGCTGGTGGAGAAGGTCACGGCGTCCGGCGCCCAGGTGGCGTGGGTCTCCGACCCGATGCACGGCAACACCTTCGAGGCCGCCTCCGGCCACAAGACGCGCCGCTTCGACGACGTGCTGGACGAGGTCAAGGGCTTCTTCGAGGTCCACAAGTCGCTCGGCACCCACCCCGGCGGCATCCACGTGGAGCTGACCGGCGACGACGTGACCGAGTGCGTGGGCGGCGGGGACGAGATCTTCGTGGACGACCTGCACCAGCGCTACGAGACGGCGTGCGACCCGCGGCTCAACCGCAGCCAGTCGCTCGACCTGGCATTCCTGGTCGCCGAGATGTACCGGGACCAGTGAGCGGTCCCGCCGCGGCGTAACGCACGTCACGCCAGGGCGGCTCTTTCACGGGACCCTCGTGCCGGGTAAGGTTAGGGTTACCTAATCGTCTCGGCCCGGGGGTTCCGCGTGTTCGTGTGCTCGTGCTTCGGCATCACCGAGGAGCAGGTGCGCGCGCACGCCTCGGCCGGGCACTGCACGCCGCGCCAGATCGCCTCGGAGTGCAAGGCGGGCACGGACTGCGGCTCGTGCGTGCGCCGGATCCAGGCGCTGCTCGGCCGCGGTGCCGGCTGCGCCCGCCGGGAGCTGCTGGAGGGCAGGCAGCCGGCCGGCGAGGGCGCGGCACCGGTGGCGGCCGGGAGCCAGGCGATCGCCGGGAGCCGGGCGGCCTCGGAGAACGCGGTCACGGCCGACGCCCCGGCCACTGTCGACGCCGAGGTCACCGTCGATGCCGCGATCGCCCTCGAAGCCCCCGTGGAGGCCGCCGCCGGCGCCGCGCTGGTGCCCGAGGCCGCCTGACCCCGGCACGTACCCGGAGGGCTCAGTCCGGCTGCTCGATCTGCTGCGCGATGTAGAGCGCCTCGCCGAGCTTCTCGATCAGGTCGAGCTGGGTGTCGAGGTAGTCGATGTGGTGCTCCTCGTCCTCCAGGATCGCCTCGAAGATGTTCGCGGAGGTGATGTCGCTCTTGGCGCGCATCAGCTCGATCCCGCGGCGGAGCCGGTCGATCGCCTCCACCTCGATCTGCCGGTCGGCCTGGAACATCTCGGTGACCGTCTGCCCGACCCGGACGTGGAAGAGCCGCTGGTAGTTCGGCAGCCCCTCCAACAGCAGAATGCGGTCCGTCAGGATCTCCGCGTGCTTCATCTCGTCGAACGACTCGGACCGGGTGTACTTCGCCAGCTTCGTCCAGCCGAAGTTCTCCTGCATCTTCGCGTGCAGGAAGTACTGATTGATCGCCGTCAGCTCGGCCGTGAGCTGCTCGTTCAGGAATTCCAGCACCTCGGGGTCGCCCTGCATAGCCGGGACTCCTCTCCGCGTGGGTCGGGCAGGTCAGGGCGCATCCTCGCACCCGGGGCCCGGACGATCCAGTAAGTGCAGGCTTATCCGGGTTGCCGTCGTCCGGCCCTGCCCGCCCCCGGTCATGACCATGCGCAAGCGTCTGCCACCATGGGGTCATGGGTCAGTCGGAGCGCCACGAGGGGGACCTGCCTCCTGGCCAGCGGCTGCAGCGCGGCTGGCCCGTGACGCACTACGGCCCGGTGCCGCGGTTCAAGCCCGACCGCTGGGAGCTCCAGATCTTCGGGGCCACGGCGAACGGCGCGAAGCGCTCCCTCACGCACGACGAGTTCACGGCCCTGCCGTACGCGACCGTGGTCGGCGATCTGCACTGCGTGACGAAGTTCAGCATGCTCGGCGCCGAGTGGGGCGGGGTGCTGGCCCGTACGCTCCTGGCGCTCGCGCCGCCCGCGCCCGAGGTCACGCACGTGATGGTCTGGGCGGAGTACGGCTTCAGCTCCAACCTGCGTCTTGCCGACTTCGCCGACGAGCGGACGATCTTCGCCACGCACAAGGACGGCGAGCCGCTGACCGCGGAGCACGGCTTCCCGGTCCGGCTCGTGGTGCCGCACCTGTACGCGTGGAAGGGCCCCAAGTGGGTGCGGGGCGTGGAGTACATGACGGCCGACCGCCGCGGCTTCTGGGAGGAGCGCGGCTACCACAACGTCGGCGACCCGTGGCGCGAGCAGCGCTACTCGTACCAGGAGGAACCGGGCGACGGCCCGGACCTCTAGGGTCTGTCGTCGATCTCCCGTCTGCGGCTGGGGGTACCGCCCACGTGCGCGCAGCGCGCTGTGGGGGAGCCTGGCACGCACGCTTGCTGCGTTGTCGGATCGACCGGACAGGCCCACTGTGCGGTCGGCCCTCCGCCTTGCGATCGCACGCACCGGCCTCCCCCTACGCCCTGGGGGCGTGGGCGGTACCCCCTGCGCCGCCCGCCCTGCGGGCGAACGACGCGAGATCGACGACAGCCCCCAGCCCCGCCCCGCAGGCCCCCGCTACGGCCCCGCCGGCTCCCGCAGCTCCTTCAGCAGCGCGATGTCCGCCGCCGCCTTCGGCCCCTCCGGGCCGCCGCCGGGGGTCTCGATGATCAGCGGTACGCCGGCCATCGCCGGATGCCGGATCAGCTCGCGGAACGCCTCGGCGCCGATCTGCCCGGCCCCGATGTTCTCGTGCCGGTCCAGGCACGATCCCACCGCGGCCTTGGAGTCGTTCGCGTGCAGCAACCGCAGCCGCCCCGGGCCGGCCACCTCCACCAGCTCGTCCAGCACCTGCTTCGCGCCGCCGCTCGCCGCCAGGTCGTGGCCGGCGGCGAAGACGTGGCAGGTGTCGAGGCAGACGCCGAGCCGCGGGTGCCGGTCCAGCAGGTCCAGATAGGCGCCCAGCTCCGGCAGCCGGGAGCAGAGCGAGAAGCCCTGCCCCGCGGTCGGCTCCAGCAGCAGCTCGGGCGCGTCGGGGTCGTCGCCCAGCTCGTCGAGGAGCGGCAGGGTCAGCTCCCGTACCTGCGCGAGCGCGGTCTCGCGGGGCCGTCCGCCGGTCGCCGAGCCGGTGTGCACCACGACGCCGCGGGCGCCGATCGCCCGGCCGCGGCGCAGCGAGTGCCGCAGCGAGGTGACGGAGTTCGCCGCGGTCGCCGGGGTGTGCGAGCCGAGGTTGATCAGGTACGGGGCGTGCACGTACACCGGGATGCCGTCCTCGGCGCACCGGTTGCGGAACTCCTCGTCCTGCGCCGGATCGCCGGGCGGCGTGGCCCAGCCGCGGGCGTTGGCGACGAAGACCTGGACGGCCTCCGCGCCGATCTTGCGCGCGTGCGCCAGGCCCTTCGCGGCCAGCCCGCCGGCGACGGGCACATGGCTGCCGACGGGGTTGCGGGCGCGGGCGGCGGGCCGGTCGGAGCCTCGTTCAGGGGGCGTACGGGAGGACACGTCACCTGACCCAGAGGGTGATCTCGCTGCCACGCGGCGCCTCTTCCCCGTCGCCCGGGGACTGCCGCCAGACGGTGTCGCCGAAGAAGATCTGGTTCACGTCGGCGCGGAAGCCGGCGTCCTCCAGCGTCTGCTCGGCGTCGTCCACGCTCATGTCGACCACGTCCGGGACCTCCAGCAGCTCGGGGCCCTTGGAGATCGTCAGCGTGACCTTGTCGCCCCCGCCCAGCTCGGTGCCCGGCTCGGGCGAGGTCTCCGCGACGGTGCCGGCGTCCTCCTCCGAGTACACCGTCTCCGTGGCGACCTCGACCGTCAGGCCCTCCTCGCGCAGCTCCTCAGCGGCGTCGCTCT from Streptomyces sp. CMB-StM0423 includes the following:
- a CDS encoding anthranilate synthase family protein, encoding MVRRLLADGAPPFAVLRRGTPGRPDAPVEVLLGAVHEVDRLADIPDSPAPGAVGALALVPYRQIRERGFDVRDDGTPLAVLVPDEVHELPAAALLDALPAHGVRVDGGGFDVPDEEYAGIVGRVLADEIGTGEGANFVIRRTYEGRVDGFGAADALALFRRLLAGEQGAYWTFVVHRPGVRTLVGASPEVHVRMTGGTVVMNPISGTYRYPPGGPGRSGLLAFLHDAKEIEELSMVVDEELKMMCTVAREGGVVVGPRLKEMAHLAHTEYELRGRTALDARDVLRETMFAATVTGSPVQNACRVIERYEAGGRGYYAGALALLGRDAGGAQTLDSPILIRTADIAADGLLRVPVGATLVRGSRPADEVAETHAKAAGVLAALGVRPAPPRPADGAGPRFAADPEVQAALAARRTHLSPFWLRMQRVQDPSAAGAVPGRVLVVDGEDTFTAMLAHVLRASGAEVDVRRFDAPGVRDAALAHEGPVVLGPGPGDPADTADPKMRFLRGLAGELLAGHRHGLLGVCLGHELLAAELGLPLVRKDVPYQGAQEEIDFFGRPETAGFYSTYTARCDDAAAAALAARGVELSRDPRSGDVHALRGPGFAGVQFHPESVLTLDGDRLVRQLLAAVLVRG
- a CDS encoding class II 3-deoxy-7-phosphoheptulonate synthase, which encodes MTVNAEPATSAAGIPQTWRDLPAAQQPDWPDPAALRDVTAELQSYPPLVFAGECDQLRDQLGAVARGEAFLLQGGDCAEAFDAVSAEHIRNKLKTLLQMSAVLTYAASVPVVKVGRIAGQYSKPRSKPTETRDGITLPVYRGDSVNGFEFTPESRTPDPQRLKRMYHASAATLNLVRAFTTGGYAHLRQVHAWNQDFVRSSPSGQRYEALAREIDRAMSFMHACGVDPEEFKTVEFFSSHEALILDYESALTRTDSRTGELYDVSGHMVWIGERTRQLDHAHIEFASRISNPIGVKLGPTTTPEEALALIDRLDPERIPGRLTFVTRMGADKVRDRLPALVEKVTASGAQVAWVSDPMHGNTFEAASGHKTRRFDDVLDEVKGFFEVHKSLGTHPGGIHVELTGDDVTECVGGGDEIFVDDLHQRYETACDPRLNRSQSLDLAFLVAEMYRDQ
- the bfr gene encoding bacterioferritin: MQGDPEVLEFLNEQLTAELTAINQYFLHAKMQENFGWTKLAKYTRSESFDEMKHAEILTDRILLLEGLPNYQRLFHVRVGQTVTEMFQADRQIEVEAIDRLRRGIELMRAKSDITSANIFEAILEDEEHHIDYLDTQLDLIEKLGEALYIAQQIEQPD
- a CDS encoding sulfite oxidase-like oxidoreductase, which codes for MGQSERHEGDLPPGQRLQRGWPVTHYGPVPRFKPDRWELQIFGATANGAKRSLTHDEFTALPYATVVGDLHCVTKFSMLGAEWGGVLARTLLALAPPAPEVTHVMVWAEYGFSSNLRLADFADERTIFATHKDGEPLTAEHGFPVRLVVPHLYAWKGPKWVRGVEYMTADRRGFWEERGYHNVGDPWREQRYSYQEEPGDGPDL
- a CDS encoding deoxyribonuclease IV, whose amino-acid sequence is MSSRTPPERGSDRPAARARNPVGSHVPVAGGLAAKGLAHARKIGAEAVQVFVANARGWATPPGDPAQDEEFRNRCAEDGIPVYVHAPYLINLGSHTPATAANSVTSLRHSLRRGRAIGARGVVVHTGSATGGRPRETALAQVRELTLPLLDELGDDPDAPELLLEPTAGQGFSLCSRLPELGAYLDLLDRHPRLGVCLDTCHVFAAGHDLAASGGAKQVLDELVEVAGPGRLRLLHANDSKAAVGSCLDRHENIGAGQIGAEAFRELIRHPAMAGVPLIIETPGGGPEGPKAAADIALLKELREPAGP